A stretch of the Primulina huaijiensis isolate GDHJ02 unplaced genomic scaffold, ASM1229523v2 scaffold205958, whole genome shotgun sequence genome encodes the following:
- the LOC140966399 gene encoding 3'-5' exonuclease-like, which translates to MAMSIVDHQLRSNTHKTYDVHFFDDSIHTTVTHDPEIVSQWISDLEPDHRIAGLDVEWRPCFNRNTQNPAATLQLCVGRRCLIFQLIHAPTVPSSLVGFLSNPNYTFVGVGIKFDLRKIEKDYGFGMDAKIVDLRSLAAEVYDRMDLKNSGVKGLTKVVLEKEVKKPRRVTMSRWDKQWLTPDQVQYACLDAFVCYEMGRILNASG; encoded by the coding sequence ATGGCGATGAGCATAGTAGATCATCAATTACGCAGCAATACCCACAAAACCTACGACGTTCACTTCTTTGACGATTCGATCCACACCACCGTCACCCACGACCCTGAAATCGTGTCCCAGTGGATCTCGGATCTAGAACCCGACCACCGCATCGCCGGACTAGACGTGGAGTGGCGACCCTGCTTCAATCGAAACACGCAGAACCCAGCCGCCACCCTCCAGCTCTGCGTGGGCCGTCGTTGCCTGATCTTCCAACTAATTCACGCCCCGACCGTCCCATCCTCGCTGGTCGGTTTCCTCTCAAATCCCAACTATACTTTTGTGGGGGTGGGTATAAAATTTGATCTGAGAAAGATTGAAAAAGATTACGGGTTCGGAATGGACGCCAAAATAGTGGATTTGAGGAGTTTGGCGGCGGAAGTATATGACAGGATGGATTTAAAGAATTCCGGGGTGAAGGGGTTGACGAAAGTGGTGCTGGAGAAGGAAGTGAAGAAGCCGAGGAGGGTGACGATGAGCAGATGGGATAAGCAGTGGCTGACGCCAGATCAAGTCCAGTATGCTTGTTTGG